The genomic DNA TACAGTTTTTTGGAGGAGAACCGTTGTTGTTTTTTGATAAAACAATTCTTCCTATCATGGAATATGTATATCAAAAGACCAAAGAAACAGGAGTAAAATTAAATCTAAATTTTACAACGAATGCTTATTTGATTAATGATGAAATGATTAGGTTGTTCAAAAGGTATGAGGTAAATAGCTTGCAAATAACCCTAGACGGAAATAGAGAAATGCATAATCAGGTTCGTTTTGTAAATAAAAGTAGAGGATCTTATGATGAAATAGTAACGAATATGAAGAAATTGGTTAAAAGTGGTATTCATGTAACGTTTAGAATTAATTATACGGAAAAGAACTTAAAAGAATTGCACGATATTTTTGAAGATTTTGAAGATTTAGAAAAGGAAGAAAGAGCAAGATTAATGTTGTCAATGAATAAAGTATGGGAAGAAGCAAATGAAAACTTAGGAGAAGAAGTCGTGAAATTTAAAGAAAGAGCAGAGGTGTTTGGGTTTCGCTTGCCTGATGCTGTTTTTTCAGATAGGGTTAGGCATTCCTGTTATGCTGATAAACTGAACCAAGCAACCATAAATTATAATGGAGATGTTTTTAAATGCAATGCGAGAGATTTCCATAAAGATCATAGAGAAGGAGTGCTTACTGAATCTGGTCATATAGAATGGAATGAAAAGCAGTCTATAAGAATGAATGCAAAACTTAAAAATAGTTCTTGCCTATCTTGTAAAATATTACCGATATGTGGAGGAGGATGTAGCCAGCAAGCAATAGAGTATTCTCATGTTGATTACTGTGTGAATCACTATGACGAAAAGAAAAAAGAGGATATTGTCCGAAGTATGTTTTTGTCAAAATTTTTAGAGAAAGTACCTAGCTAAGATGAAGTTTATACCTCAGAAAGATTTAATGGATTGTGGGCCAGCTTGTTTAAGTATGGTGTCTAGTAACTATAATAAAAATTTTTCGTTACAATATTTAAGAGAGCATTCTTTTATATCAAGGGAAGGAGTGTCTTTACTAGGGATTAGTGAAGCAAGTAAAAAAATAGGGTTTGAAACTTTTTCAACAAAATTAACTGTTGATAATCTCGTGGCTCATCAAGAAATGTTTCCTTGTATTCTTCATTGGAATCAAAATCATTTTGTGGTTATATATAAAGTGGGTAAAGGAATCTTCTCCAGAGAAAAAATATTTTATGTAGCAGATCCAGCGCATGGAAAGGTTAAATTAAAAGAAAAAGATTTTAAAAAACACTGGGTTTCGGAAAAAAATAAGGGAATCGCGTTGTTTTTAAATCCAACCGAAAAATTTTTTGAGATGAAGCCTCAAAAATCAGAAAAATTATCTGTACAATATCTTTTTCAACATTTAAAGCCTTATAAAAAAAAGTTGATTACCTTGTTTCTTCTGCTTTTTTTAGGAAGCGTATTAACACTGGTGTTTCCTTTTTTAACACAGGCGTTGATTGATGATGGTGTCAATGCAAAAGATATCAATATTATTTTTCTGATTTTATTAGCGCAGTTAGGTGTTTTTTTAGGGGCCATTACCATTGAAATTCTTAGGAACTGGTTAATGCTGTATATAGGTACTCATTTAAGTATTGATATTATTTCTAGCTTCTTAAAAAAAATGTTACGACTTCCTATTAAGTTTTTTGATACTAAAACAATGGGAGATTTTAACCAACGCATTCAAGATAATGATAGGATAGAAGATTTTTTGACCTCACAGAGCTTGACTACATTTTTTTCTATTATAACCTTTTCTGTTTTTTTTGGAGTGTTATTGTACTATGATTATAAAATATTAGTAGTTTATTTAACCTTAACTTTTGTAGCAATATTATGGTCTTTTTATTGGTTGAGAAAACGTAAAGTTTTAGATTACTACCGCTTTCAACAAAGGAGTGATAATCAGGAGTCTATTTATGAAATGTTGAACGGAGTTATAGAAATGAAAATCAATAACTTTGAGGATTTTAAGAGGAATGAATGGGAGCATATCCAAAAAAAGTTATTTAAGTTAAATATTAGGATTTTAAAAATCAACCAATTGCAACTTTCAGGCTTTGAATTTATCAATCAGCTTAAAAATATCTTGGTTACTTTTCTTGCAGCAAGTTATGTGGTACAAGGAGATATGACGTTAGGAATGTTATTAAGTATTTCTTATATCATTGGGCAAATGAATTCTCCAGTAAATCAATTGGTTAATTTTTTTAGGTCTCTTCAAGATGCCAAATTAAGTCTAGAACGGCTTAATGAAGTCCAAAATCATGTGGAGGAAGAAGCTTCGATTCAAAATGAACAAGGAAATTTGGAAGAGTTGAAAGAAATTAGTGTTCCTAAAGGAAAAATGGAACAAAATGGGATTGAAAGAGGAATTCAATTAAAGGAGGTATCTTTTCAATATGAGGGACCAAAATCTCCTTATATTTTAAAAGATATTGATTTGTTAATTCCTGAAGGGAAAATAACAGCCATTGTAGGTGCTAGTGGTAGTGGAAAAACTACGTTGATGAAATTGTTGTTACGTTTCTATGATCCAATACAGGGAAGTATCTATTATAATTATGATAATATACTAACTTTATCACCTAAAAGCATACGGAAAAATTGCGGAGTTGTCATGCAAGATGGGTATATTTTTTCAGATACGATGGAAAGAAATATTGCTATGAATGATAGAGATATTGATTATCAAAAGTTAGAAAAAGCATTAGAAGTAGCAAATATTCAAGATTTTGTTTATGGACTACCACTACAATTGAAAACGAAAATAGGAGCGGCAGGTAGCGGCATTTCAGGAGGTCAAAAGCAAAGACTTTTGATTGCAAGAGCAGTGTATAAAAATCCGCAATATATCTTTTTTGATGAAGCAACAAGTGCCTTAGATGCTGAAAATGAAAAAATAATTCATGATAACTTGCAAACTTTTTTTCAAGAAAAAACAGTAGTCGTTATTGCACATCGCTTGTCAACCGTAAAGAATGCAGATAAAATTATTGTTTTAAAAAAAGGGCAAGTGATAGAGCAAGGCACTCATATAGAGTTAGTAAATAGTAGATCAGAATATTATCATCTCGTAAAGAACCAATTAGAACTAGGGCAGTAGTTTTTTATCTTGCTTTTACTGGTAAAGCACTTATAAGGGGTAAACTTCTAAATATATTTATGTAATTTCGTAGCTATGGAATTACTTTTTATAGGCTTAATAGCAGGGGCAATAGCATCGTTTTTTATATTTCAACGATTTTCAATATCAAAAAATAAAAGTCTTACAGAAAAACAATCTATTGTATTGTTAGAGAAGATAAAAAAAGTATCGAAACTCATAACGGTAGAAGGTGAGTTTGCTGAAATTTACCACCATCAAAATACACAAGAAAAATTTTTAGGCTTGATATCAAGTAAAAAAAAAGCCATTATATTAATTAATGCAAAAGCGCATATAGGATTTGATTTTAAGAAAATAAAAATGCGTGCAGATAATAAAAAGAAGAAAATCATTTTGTCAGAATTTCCGCAACCAGAAGTGCTATCAATAGAACCTAACATACAATTTTATGACATTCAAAATGGGCTGTTAAATAAATTTAGTTCAGAAGATTTAACACAAGTAAACAAAGAAGCACGAGCACATATTTTGAAAAAAATTCCAGAAAGTAATTTAATGCAAACAGCAAATAATGAAGCTTTAGAAGCTATTGCGTTAATGGAAAGTTTAGTAGAAACAATAGGTTGGAAGTTAGACTATACAGCCTTGGAGCTTTCTAGTACTGCAAATGAATTATTAGAAGCATAATGTTTTTGATAGTAGGTGTTTATTTTTTGGCACTTCTTGTAAAGAAAGCAGCATTTTTTGCTAATTTGGTATAAAAACACAAACATAAAATGCATATAGAGCAACTCAGAGAATACTGTATGGCAAAAAAGGGAGCAACAGAACATTTTCCTTTTGATGAGGTCACTTTAGTCTTTAAAGTTATGGGGAAAATTTTTGCACTAACAAGCTTAGAGCGTTGGGAAAATGGAGAAGCAAAAATAAATTTAAAGTGTAACCCTAGCTGGGCGGAAGAATTAAGAGGGGAATACCAAAGCATTAACCCAGGTTATCATATGAATAAAAAACACTGGAATACTGTTACTTTTAATAATGACGTAGCAGATCATTTTGCGTTTGAACTAATAGATCATTCTTATGATTTAGTAGTACAAGGTTTAACAAGAAAGCAAAAAGAAATATTACAACAAACATAAAAGTAGGAAATTTTTGAAATAAGATCGCGTGTACTTTATAGTACTATTTTTTTGTATTTAGAAGGGGTTGTTTTCTTAACTTCTTTAAACTTTCTGTTGAAATTAGACAAGTTTTTGAATCCGCATAAATAAGCAATTTCACTAATAGATAAGCCTTTATTGGAATTTAATAATTTACAAGCATTTTCTATACGAAGTTCGTTTAAAAAAGAAAAGTAAGATTTATTCGTTCGTTGTTTGAAATACCTACAAAAAGCATTTGGTGCCATATTGGCTTTATTGGCAACTTCTTCTAAACTGATGCTTTTGTCAAAATGGAGAATTGTAAAATCCATTACATCACTCATTCGTTTACCTTCGTTGTCAGTATATTTTTTAGGATAAATAAAGTCAGCCAATTGTTGTCTTTTAGATTGGTTAACGACTTTTAATATTTGAAAAAAGGTAATGAATCTATCTAAATTAGAAGCATTTTGTAAGTCTAAAAAAAGCTTTTGAAGTTTTATGCGATTGTCTAATACTTTAAAACCAGATAAAGATTTTTTAAAGAAAGAAGCTAGTTTGGTAAAATCATCCAATAAGAAAAAATCTTTACCAAAAGATTGATCCGTAAAAAATAAAGAGATCATAAAAGATTCTTTAATATTACTAGTATCACTCTTAAATACGTGAGGTAAATTACTACCAATAACTAGAATATCCCCAGATTTATAATCGTTGATGGTATCTCCAACAATTAAAGTACCTTCTCCTTTATGAATATAACACAGTTGAATTTCTTCATGTTGGTGTAGTTTATCATAAAAATAATGCTCTTTGTCTTCTTGATAAATGACCCCAATGTTCCGGGATTTGGGTATTTTAAAAGGAAAAACTTTCATAATATGTGAAGTGGTTTTGATTGAACTTGTTTTAATAGCCTATGGTTTAACTAGGTTGTAAAACTACGCAAATAATATTCATTTAAAAAAGATAAATTTTCAATTAAGGTAATATAGTATCAATAAGAGGTAATTTTAAAAAACGATACAGCAGAATATCATGCTAAATTTGCACAAAAACAAATACATTATGATCATAGATTGGAAGGGTGTTATGCCGGCGGTAACCACTAAATTTACAAATGAAGATACGTTAGATTTAGAGATGTTTGAAGTAAATATTAATGCACAATTAGAAGCAGGTGTACATGGAATTATTTTAGGAGGTACTTTGGGAGAAGCATCTACTTTATCTGATGAAGAAAAAAGAGTATTGGTAAAAGAAACTGTTAGAATAGTAGCGGGTAAAGTACCTGTTATTATGAATATTGCAGCGCAAACAACTAAAGAAGCCATTGAGGCGGCACGTAAAGCAAA from Tenacibaculum maritimum NCIMB 2154 includes the following:
- a CDS encoding radical SAM/SPASM domain-containing protein, whose translation is MKKYSQFNTMIPHEDKYVFYNAYANKFLYLEPLLKDLIEASKSENELEGLGEIHPDLYVALNNLGFIIDEEVDEIEKVRKLITTIDHNEEEYYLIINPTMNCNFKCYYCYESHIKSSKVSDKNLEKIKRFIGNTIDANKKLKLFTIQFFGGEPLLFFDKTILPIMEYVYQKTKETGVKLNLNFTTNAYLINDEMIRLFKRYEVNSLQITLDGNREMHNQVRFVNKSRGSYDEIVTNMKKLVKSGIHVTFRINYTEKNLKELHDIFEDFEDLEKEERARLMLSMNKVWEEANENLGEEVVKFKERAEVFGFRLPDAVFSDRVRHSCYADKLNQATINYNGDVFKCNARDFHKDHREGVLTESGHIEWNEKQSIRMNAKLKNSSCLSCKILPICGGGCSQQAIEYSHVDYCVNHYDEKKKEDIVRSMFLSKFLEKVPS
- a CDS encoding peptidase domain-containing ABC transporter produces the protein MKFIPQKDLMDCGPACLSMVSSNYNKNFSLQYLREHSFISREGVSLLGISEASKKIGFETFSTKLTVDNLVAHQEMFPCILHWNQNHFVVIYKVGKGIFSREKIFYVADPAHGKVKLKEKDFKKHWVSEKNKGIALFLNPTEKFFEMKPQKSEKLSVQYLFQHLKPYKKKLITLFLLLFLGSVLTLVFPFLTQALIDDGVNAKDINIIFLILLAQLGVFLGAITIEILRNWLMLYIGTHLSIDIISSFLKKMLRLPIKFFDTKTMGDFNQRIQDNDRIEDFLTSQSLTTFFSIITFSVFFGVLLYYDYKILVVYLTLTFVAILWSFYWLRKRKVLDYYRFQQRSDNQESIYEMLNGVIEMKINNFEDFKRNEWEHIQKKLFKLNIRILKINQLQLSGFEFINQLKNILVTFLAASYVVQGDMTLGMLLSISYIIGQMNSPVNQLVNFFRSLQDAKLSLERLNEVQNHVEEEASIQNEQGNLEELKEISVPKGKMEQNGIERGIQLKEVSFQYEGPKSPYILKDIDLLIPEGKITAIVGASGSGKTTLMKLLLRFYDPIQGSIYYNYDNILTLSPKSIRKNCGVVMQDGYIFSDTMERNIAMNDRDIDYQKLEKALEVANIQDFVYGLPLQLKTKIGAAGSGISGGQKQRLLIARAVYKNPQYIFFDEATSALDAENEKIIHDNLQTFFQEKTVVVIAHRLSTVKNADKIIVLKKGQVIEQGTHIELVNSRSEYYHLVKNQLELGQ
- a CDS encoding DUF4230 domain-containing protein, which produces MELLFIGLIAGAIASFFIFQRFSISKNKSLTEKQSIVLLEKIKKVSKLITVEGEFAEIYHHQNTQEKFLGLISSKKKAIILINAKAHIGFDFKKIKMRADNKKKKIILSEFPQPEVLSIEPNIQFYDIQNGLLNKFSSEDLTQVNKEARAHILKKIPESNLMQTANNEALEAIALMESLVETIGWKLDYTALELSSTANELLEA
- a CDS encoding MmcQ/YjbR family DNA-binding protein, translating into MHIEQLREYCMAKKGATEHFPFDEVTLVFKVMGKIFALTSLERWENGEAKINLKCNPSWAEELRGEYQSINPGYHMNKKHWNTVTFNNDVADHFAFELIDHSYDLVVQGLTRKQKEILQQT
- a CDS encoding AraC family transcriptional regulator — protein: MKVFPFKIPKSRNIGVIYQEDKEHYFYDKLHQHEEIQLCYIHKGEGTLIVGDTINDYKSGDILVIGSNLPHVFKSDTSNIKESFMISLFFTDQSFGKDFFLLDDFTKLASFFKKSLSGFKVLDNRIKLQKLFLDLQNASNLDRFITFFQILKVVNQSKRQQLADFIYPKKYTDNEGKRMSDVMDFTILHFDKSISLEEVANKANMAPNAFCRYFKQRTNKSYFSFLNELRIENACKLLNSNKGLSISEIAYLCGFKNLSNFNRKFKEVKKTTPSKYKKIVL